In Paralichthys olivaceus isolate ysfri-2021 chromosome 13, ASM2471397v2, whole genome shotgun sequence, the following are encoded in one genomic region:
- the ago1 gene encoding protein argonaute-1 isoform X1, producing the protein MEPGPSGAVPMGVFPPPLQQVFHAPRRPGMGTVGKPIKLLANYFEVEIPKMDVYHYEVDIKPDKCPRRVNREVVEYMVQHFKPQLFGDRKPVYDGKKNIYTVLALPIGSEKVDFEVTIPGEGKDRIFKVSIRWLAKVSWRLLQETLVSGRLQVPLDSVQALDVAMRHLASMRYTPVGRSFFSPPEGYYHPLGGGREVWFGFHQSVRPAMWKMMLNIDVSATAFYKAQPVIEFMCEVLDIRNIDEQPKTLTDSQRVRFTKEIKVNSCVPGLVLAGLKVEVTHCGQMKRKYRVCNVTRRPASHQTFPLQLESGQTVECTVAQYFKQKYNLQLKYPHLPCLQVGQEQKHTYLPLEVCNIVAGQRCIKKLTDNQTSTMIKATARSAPDRQEEISRLMKNANFNLDPYIQEFGIKVKDDMAEVTGRVLPAPILQYGGRNRAIATPNQGVWDMRGKQFYNGIEIKVWAIACFAPQKQCREEVLKNFTDQLRKISKDAGMPIQGQPCFCKYAQGADSVEPMFRHLKNTYSGLQLIIVILPGKTPVYAEVKRVGDTLLGMATQCVQVKNVVKTSPQTLSNLCLKINVKLGGINNILVPHQRSAVFQQPVIFLGADVTHPPAGDGKKPSITAVVGSMDAHPSRYCATVRVQRPRQEIIEDLSYMVRELLIQFYKSTRFKPTRIIFYRDGVPEGQLPQILHYELLAIRDACIKLEKDYQPGITYIVVQKRHHTRLFCADKSERIGKSGNIPAGTTVDTNITHPFEFDFYLCSHAGIQGTSRPSHYYVLWDDNRFTADELQILTYQLCHTYVRCTRSVSIPAPAYYARLVAFRARYHLVDKEHDSGEGSHVSGQSNGRDPQALAKAVQIHHDTLRTMYFA; encoded by the exons GGAGGTGGTGGAGTACATGGTGCAACACTTCAAGCCCCAGTTGTTTGGTGACAGGAAGCCGGTGTATGACGGCAAGAAGAACATCTACACGGTGCTAGCACTTCCAATCGGGAGTGAGAAG gtGGATTTTGAGGTGACCATCCCAGGCGAGGGTAAGGACCGAATTTTCAAGGTGTCCATCCGTTGGCTGGCCAAGGTGTCATGGCGCCTGCTGCAGGAGACTCTGGTCAGTGGCCGCCTGCAGGTCCCCCTCGACTCAGTTCAAGCCCTGGACGTGGCCATGCGCCACCTGGCCTctatgag GTACACTCCAGTGGGCCGTTCATTTTTCTCCCCACCTGAAGGATACTACCACCCACTGGGCGGGGGGAGGGAAGTCTGGTTTGGCTTCCACCAGTCTGTGCGCCCCGCCATGTGGAAGATGATGCTTAACATTGATG TGTCTGCCACGGCCTTCTATAAAGCCCAGCCTGTAATTGAGTTCATGTGTGAGGTTTTGGACATTCGCAACATTGACGAGCAGCCCAAGACTCTCACTGACTCACAAAGGGTTCGGTTCACAAAGGAGATTAAAG TTAATTCTTGTGTACCCGGCTTGGTGTTGGCAGGCTTGAAGGTGGAGGTGACCCACTGCGGccaaatgaagagaaaatatCGTGTATGCAATGTCACCCGACGTCCTGCCAGCCATCAGAC GTTTCCCCTCCAACTTGAAAGTGGGCAGACAGTAGAATGTACAGTGGCCCAGTACTTCAAGCAGAAGTACAATCTGCAGCTTAAGTACCCCCACCTACCCTGTCTACAGGTGGGCCAGGAGCAGAAGCACACCTACCTGCCCCTGGAG GTGTGTAACATTGTAGCAGGTCAACGATGCATTAAGAAGCTGACAGATAATCAGACCTCCACTATGATCAAAGCCACAGCTCGCTCCGCACCCGACAGACAAGAGGAGATCAGCCGGCTG aTGAAGAACGCCAACTTCAACCTGGACCCGTACATCCAGGAGTTTGGGATCAAGGTGAAAGATGACATGGCTGAAGTGACGGGCAGAGTGCTCCCGGCCCCAATCCTGCAGTATGGAGGACGG AATCGTGCCATAGCTACCCCCAACCAGGGAGTGTGGGACATGAGAGGAAAGCAGTTTTACAACGGCATTGAGATCAAAGTGTGGGCGATTGCCTGCTTTGCCCCCCAGAAACAGTGCAGAGAGGAGGTGCTCAA GAACTTCACAGACCAGCTGCGTAAGATCTCCAAGGATGCTGGGATGCCAATTCAGGGCCAGCCATGCTTCTGTAAATACGCCCAGGGAGCCGACAGCGTGGAGCCCATGTTCAGACACCTGAAGAACACCTACTCTGGTCTACAGCTCATCATCGTCATCCTGCCAGGAAAAACTCCGGTCTATG cGGAGGTGAAGCGTGTGGGAGACACCCTCCTTGGCATGGCCACCCAGTGTGTTCAGGTGAAGAACGTGGTGAAGACGTCCCCTCAGACCCTCTCCAACCTCTGCCTCAAGATCAACGTGAAGCTGGGAGGCATCAACAACATCCTGGTGCCTCATCAACG GTCAGCAGTGTTCCAGCAGCCGGTTATCTTCCTGGGAGCAGACGTCACGCACCCCCCGGCTGGAGATGGCAAGAAGCCCTCCATTACTGCT gtgGTAGGCAGTATGGATGCTCATCCCAGCAGATACTGTGCCACAGTGCGAGTCCAGAGACCCAGACAGGAGATCATTGAAGACTTGTCTTACATGGTGCGAGAGCTGCTAATTCAGTTCTACAAGTCGACTCGCTTCAAGCCCACCAGGATCATTTTCTACAGAGATGGCGTTCCTGAGGGACAGTTGCCGCAG ATTCTCCATTACGAGCTCCTGGCCATCAGAGACGCCTGCATCAAGCTGGAGAAAGACTATCAGCCAGGCATCACCTACATTGTGGTGCAGAAACGCCATCACACACGACTCTTCTGTGCTGACAAGTCTGAAAGA ATTGGGAAAAGTGGGAATATTCCTGCAGGGACGACAGTGGACACCAACATCACTCATCCCTTTGAGTTTGACTTCTACCTGTGCAGCCATGCAGGCATACAG gGTACCAGCCGACCGTCTCATTACTACGTCCTTTGGGACGACAATCGTTTCACGGCTGATGAGTTGCAGATTCTAACCTACCAGTTGTGCCACACATATGTGCGTTGTACCCGCTCAGTGTCCATCCCTGCTCCAGCCTACTATGCTCGTCTTGTGGCCTTCCGTGCCCGCtaccatctggtggacaaagaACATGACAG TGGCGAGGGCAGCCACGTGTCTGGTCAGAGTAACGGTCGGGACCCACAGGCGCTGGCTAAGGCTGTTCAGATTCACCACGACACCCTGAGGACCATGTACTTTGCCTGA
- the ago1 gene encoding protein argonaute-1 isoform X2, with the protein MEPGPSGAVPMGVFPPPLQQVFHAPRRPGMGTVGKPIKLLANYFEVEIPKMDVYHYEVDIKPDKCPRRVNREVVEYMVQHFKPQLFGDRKPVYDGKKNIYTVLALPIGSEKVDFEVTIPGEGKDRIFKVSIRWLAKVSWRLLQETLVSGRLQVPLDSVQALDVAMRHLASMRYTPVGRSFFSPPEGYYHPLGGGREVWFGFHQSVRPAMWKMMLNIDVSATAFYKAQPVIEFMCEVLDIRNIDEQPKTLTDSQRVRFTKEIKGLKVEVTHCGQMKRKYRVCNVTRRPASHQTFPLQLESGQTVECTVAQYFKQKYNLQLKYPHLPCLQVGQEQKHTYLPLEVCNIVAGQRCIKKLTDNQTSTMIKATARSAPDRQEEISRLMKNANFNLDPYIQEFGIKVKDDMAEVTGRVLPAPILQYGGRNRAIATPNQGVWDMRGKQFYNGIEIKVWAIACFAPQKQCREEVLKNFTDQLRKISKDAGMPIQGQPCFCKYAQGADSVEPMFRHLKNTYSGLQLIIVILPGKTPVYAEVKRVGDTLLGMATQCVQVKNVVKTSPQTLSNLCLKINVKLGGINNILVPHQRSAVFQQPVIFLGADVTHPPAGDGKKPSITAVVGSMDAHPSRYCATVRVQRPRQEIIEDLSYMVRELLIQFYKSTRFKPTRIIFYRDGVPEGQLPQILHYELLAIRDACIKLEKDYQPGITYIVVQKRHHTRLFCADKSERIGKSGNIPAGTTVDTNITHPFEFDFYLCSHAGIQGTSRPSHYYVLWDDNRFTADELQILTYQLCHTYVRCTRSVSIPAPAYYARLVAFRARYHLVDKEHDSGEGSHVSGQSNGRDPQALAKAVQIHHDTLRTMYFA; encoded by the exons GGAGGTGGTGGAGTACATGGTGCAACACTTCAAGCCCCAGTTGTTTGGTGACAGGAAGCCGGTGTATGACGGCAAGAAGAACATCTACACGGTGCTAGCACTTCCAATCGGGAGTGAGAAG gtGGATTTTGAGGTGACCATCCCAGGCGAGGGTAAGGACCGAATTTTCAAGGTGTCCATCCGTTGGCTGGCCAAGGTGTCATGGCGCCTGCTGCAGGAGACTCTGGTCAGTGGCCGCCTGCAGGTCCCCCTCGACTCAGTTCAAGCCCTGGACGTGGCCATGCGCCACCTGGCCTctatgag GTACACTCCAGTGGGCCGTTCATTTTTCTCCCCACCTGAAGGATACTACCACCCACTGGGCGGGGGGAGGGAAGTCTGGTTTGGCTTCCACCAGTCTGTGCGCCCCGCCATGTGGAAGATGATGCTTAACATTGATG TGTCTGCCACGGCCTTCTATAAAGCCCAGCCTGTAATTGAGTTCATGTGTGAGGTTTTGGACATTCGCAACATTGACGAGCAGCCCAAGACTCTCACTGACTCACAAAGGGTTCGGTTCACAAAGGAGATTAAAG GCTTGAAGGTGGAGGTGACCCACTGCGGccaaatgaagagaaaatatCGTGTATGCAATGTCACCCGACGTCCTGCCAGCCATCAGAC GTTTCCCCTCCAACTTGAAAGTGGGCAGACAGTAGAATGTACAGTGGCCCAGTACTTCAAGCAGAAGTACAATCTGCAGCTTAAGTACCCCCACCTACCCTGTCTACAGGTGGGCCAGGAGCAGAAGCACACCTACCTGCCCCTGGAG GTGTGTAACATTGTAGCAGGTCAACGATGCATTAAGAAGCTGACAGATAATCAGACCTCCACTATGATCAAAGCCACAGCTCGCTCCGCACCCGACAGACAAGAGGAGATCAGCCGGCTG aTGAAGAACGCCAACTTCAACCTGGACCCGTACATCCAGGAGTTTGGGATCAAGGTGAAAGATGACATGGCTGAAGTGACGGGCAGAGTGCTCCCGGCCCCAATCCTGCAGTATGGAGGACGG AATCGTGCCATAGCTACCCCCAACCAGGGAGTGTGGGACATGAGAGGAAAGCAGTTTTACAACGGCATTGAGATCAAAGTGTGGGCGATTGCCTGCTTTGCCCCCCAGAAACAGTGCAGAGAGGAGGTGCTCAA GAACTTCACAGACCAGCTGCGTAAGATCTCCAAGGATGCTGGGATGCCAATTCAGGGCCAGCCATGCTTCTGTAAATACGCCCAGGGAGCCGACAGCGTGGAGCCCATGTTCAGACACCTGAAGAACACCTACTCTGGTCTACAGCTCATCATCGTCATCCTGCCAGGAAAAACTCCGGTCTATG cGGAGGTGAAGCGTGTGGGAGACACCCTCCTTGGCATGGCCACCCAGTGTGTTCAGGTGAAGAACGTGGTGAAGACGTCCCCTCAGACCCTCTCCAACCTCTGCCTCAAGATCAACGTGAAGCTGGGAGGCATCAACAACATCCTGGTGCCTCATCAACG GTCAGCAGTGTTCCAGCAGCCGGTTATCTTCCTGGGAGCAGACGTCACGCACCCCCCGGCTGGAGATGGCAAGAAGCCCTCCATTACTGCT gtgGTAGGCAGTATGGATGCTCATCCCAGCAGATACTGTGCCACAGTGCGAGTCCAGAGACCCAGACAGGAGATCATTGAAGACTTGTCTTACATGGTGCGAGAGCTGCTAATTCAGTTCTACAAGTCGACTCGCTTCAAGCCCACCAGGATCATTTTCTACAGAGATGGCGTTCCTGAGGGACAGTTGCCGCAG ATTCTCCATTACGAGCTCCTGGCCATCAGAGACGCCTGCATCAAGCTGGAGAAAGACTATCAGCCAGGCATCACCTACATTGTGGTGCAGAAACGCCATCACACACGACTCTTCTGTGCTGACAAGTCTGAAAGA ATTGGGAAAAGTGGGAATATTCCTGCAGGGACGACAGTGGACACCAACATCACTCATCCCTTTGAGTTTGACTTCTACCTGTGCAGCCATGCAGGCATACAG gGTACCAGCCGACCGTCTCATTACTACGTCCTTTGGGACGACAATCGTTTCACGGCTGATGAGTTGCAGATTCTAACCTACCAGTTGTGCCACACATATGTGCGTTGTACCCGCTCAGTGTCCATCCCTGCTCCAGCCTACTATGCTCGTCTTGTGGCCTTCCGTGCCCGCtaccatctggtggacaaagaACATGACAG TGGCGAGGGCAGCCACGTGTCTGGTCAGAGTAACGGTCGGGACCCACAGGCGCTGGCTAAGGCTGTTCAGATTCACCACGACACCCTGAGGACCATGTACTTTGCCTGA